A genomic region of Raphanus sativus cultivar WK10039 chromosome 6, ASM80110v3, whole genome shotgun sequence contains the following coding sequences:
- the LOC108813318 gene encoding serine/threonine-protein kinase VIK: MNSESSAAADGGEQAVSAAGTSAAGHDKQKEKARVSRTSLILWHAHQNDAAAVRKLLEEDPSLVHARDYDKRTPLHVASLHGWIDVVDCLLEFGADVNAQDRWKNTPLADAEGARKQKMIELLKSHGGLSYGQNGSHFEPKPVPPPIPKKCDWEIEPAELDFSNAAMIGKGSFGEIVKAYWRGTPVAVKRILPSLSDDRLVIQDFRHEVDLLVKLRHPNIVQFLGAVTERKPLMLITEYLRGGDLHQYLKEKGGLTPATAVNFALDIARGMTYLHNEPNVIIHRDLKPRNVLLVNSSADHLKVGDFGLSKLIKVQNSHDVYKMTGETGSYRYMAPEVFKHRKYDKKVDVFSFAMILYEMLEGEPPFANYEPYEAAKHVSGGHRPSFRSKGCTPDLRELIVKCWDADMNQRPSFLDILKRLEKIKETLPSDHHWGLFTS; encoded by the exons ATGAACTCCGAATCGTCGGCGGCTGCAGACGGCGGCGAGCAAGCCGTTTCCGCCGCGGGAACGAGCGCTGCTGGTCACGACAAACAGAAGGAGAAGGCACGCGTGAGCAGAACGTCTCTGATCCTGTGGCACGCGCACCAGAACGACGCGGCTGCGGTTCGGAAACTCCTGGAGGAGGATCCGTCTCTGGTTCACGCTAGAGACTACGACAAGCGGACGCCTCTCCACGTGGCCTCGCTTCATGGGTGGATCGATGTTGTTGATTGTCTGCTGGAGTTTGGTGCTGATGTCAACGCTCAGGACAGGTGGAAGAACACT CCTCTGGCTGATGCGGAAGGTGCTAGGAAACAGAAAATGATTGAGCTGCTGAAATCTCATGGCGGTTTATCTTAT GGTCAGAACGGGAGTCACTTTGAACCAAAGCCTGTGCCACCACCAATTCCAAAGAAATGTGACTGGGAAATTGAACCTGCTGAGCTTGATTTCTCCAATGCAGCCATGATTGGAAAG ggTTCCTTTGGTGAGATAGTGAAAGCTTATTGGAGAGGGACACCAGTAGCTGTTAAACGTATTCTTCCGTCTCTTTCAGATGATAGACTTGTTAT TCAGGACTTCAGGCATGAGGTTGATTTGCTAGTTAAGCTTCGCCATCCGAATATAGTGCAGTTCTTAGGAGCGGTAACCGAAAGAAAGCCCCTTATGTTAATCACCGAGTACTTACGCGGG GGAGATCTTCATCAGTACCTCAAAGAAAAGGGTGGTCTTACTCCAGCTACTGCTGTCAACTTTGCCTTGGATATCGCTAG AGGGATGACATATCTTCACAATGAACCTAATGTTATCATTCACCGAGATCTTAAACCAAG GAATGTTCTTCTGGTTAACTCCAGTGCAGACCACTTGAAAGTTGGAGACTTTGGTCTTAGTAAGCTAATAAAGGTTCAAAACTCTCATGATGTTTACAAAATGACTGGCGAAACCGGAAGCT ACCGGTATATGGCTCCTGAAGTATTCAAGCATAGAAAATACGACAAGAAAGTCGATGTCTTCTCCTTTGCAATGATACTCTACGAG ATGCTTGAAGGAGAGCCACCGTTTGCGAACTACGAGCCATATGAAGCAGCTAAACATGTATCAGGTGGACACAGACCTTCTTTCCGCTCCAAAGGATGCACACCTGATTTAAGAGA GTTAATAGTGAAATGCTGGGACGCAGACATGAACCAGAGACCATCGTTTCTGGACATCCTCAAGAGACTTGAAAAAATCAAGGAAACTCTACCATCGGATCACCACTGGGGCTTATTCACTTCATAA
- the LOC108813319 gene encoding transmembrane emp24 domain-containing protein p24delta7, with product MDLRRSSIVLLILSVLSPATLSMRYELLSGHTKCISEEIHANAMSVGKYSIVNPNDEDHPLPDSHKITVRVTSPQGTAYHEADGVSTGQFSLTAVETGDYITCISAVDHKPETMLIIDFDWRSGVHTKDWSNVAKKSQVEMMEFEVKKLFDTVTSIHDEMFYLRDREEEMQELNRSTNSKMAWFSFLSLGVCLSVAGLQFWHLKTFFQKKKLI from the exons ATGGATCTTCGTCGGAGCTCGATTGTACTATTAATCCTCTCAGTTCTATCTCCAGCGACTCTCTCCATGCGTTACGAGCTACTCTCGGGCCACACGAAATGCATCTCGGAGGAGATTCACGCGAACGCAATGTCCGTGGGCAAGTACAGCATCGTAAACCCTAACGACGAAGATCATCCTCTTCCCGATTCCCACAAGATCACCGTCAGg GTGACGTCACCGCAAGGAACGGCGTATCACGAGGCGGACGGAGTGAGTACGGGACAGTTCTCGTTAACGGCGGTTGAAACGGGAGATTACATAACTTGCATCTCAGCCGTTGATCACAAACCCGAGACGATGCTGATCATTGACTTTGATTGGAGGTCGGGTGTTCATACCAAGGACTGGTCCAACGTCGCCAAGAAGAGCCAAGTCGAA ATGATGGAGTTTGAGGTTAAGAAGTTATTCGACACAGTTACATCCATCCATGATGAGATGTTTTACCTCCGCGACAG GGAAGAAGAAATGCAGGAACTGAACAGATCCACGAACTCGAAGATGGCATGGTTTAGTTTTCTGTCGCTTGGAGTTTGTTTATCAGTCGCTGGACTTCAGTTTTGGCACTTGAAGACTTTCttccagaagaagaagctcatcTGA